The following are from one region of the Verrucomicrobiia bacterium genome:
- a CDS encoding 50S ribosomal protein L25: MSSDTIVVELQKREVIRKGLAGLRAEGSIPAVIHNHGKESIHVMGDFRMLTKAYSAAGKHHPVELTVDGKKHLALIKDVDFDPARHQMRHVVFQAIRQNEKTTADIPVVLAGDEIPAERKSLLVLTQLDTVQVEALPRDLPDELTVDGTKLQEVGDHLYVSDITAPAGVTILTDPEASIAVVEMPKDQAAEADASAASLADDAGTTGTDDDAEQTEEATEGDEKPAEKTEQ, from the coding sequence ATGTCCAGCGACACAATTGTGGTGGAACTACAGAAACGTGAAGTTATTCGAAAAGGCCTAGCGGGTTTGCGGGCAGAAGGAAGCATACCAGCCGTTATACACAACCACGGCAAAGAGTCTATACATGTCATGGGCGATTTCCGGATGCTGACCAAGGCTTATAGCGCTGCGGGCAAACACCATCCCGTCGAATTAACGGTAGATGGCAAGAAGCACCTGGCACTTATTAAAGACGTTGACTTTGACCCGGCTAGGCACCAAATGCGCCACGTGGTTTTTCAGGCCATTCGACAAAACGAAAAGACAACTGCCGACATACCGGTGGTATTGGCTGGCGACGAAATCCCGGCCGAGAGAAAGTCACTGCTAGTACTGACACAGTTAGACACGGTTCAGGTAGAGGCCTTGCCACGCGACTTGCCCGACGAGCTGACAGTAGATGGCACCAAGCTACAAGAAGTTGGCGACCACCTGTACGTATCTGACATTACCGCACCAGCAGGCGTGACTATCTTGACCGACCCAGAAGCGTCTATAGCGGTAGTAGAAATGCCCAAGGACCAAGCTGCCGAGGCTGATGCTTCTGCTGCTTCTCTGGCTGACGATGCTGGCACTACGGGCACAGACGATGATGCCGAGCAGACCGAGGAAGCTACCGAAGGCGACGAAAAGCCTGCCGAAAAAACAGAACAATAG
- a CDS encoding ABC transporter ATP-binding protein, whose protein sequence is MKNKTDDTDLTFKRRLSIGLRMLRICWNIRRASIVGYFVGALVEVGGTIASIYATAKLGSLLALFVATGQTQNIWLWLWVDITAVVVIGIGFWIMGYCKRMLYFSLVQWSINSFLKSVSKFDLGSFYETSTRNQLNKISGAYIWQLPNLSDACLELIYGLIRFLAITAVVSQITWWLVPLIALFLIPSLIGESRMAKMQWFVWDSKGDFRHIFWGLEYIIRQAKGQMELRTSQASSFVLNKIDTMNQGFYREQEGKYRKASRSLMLTKVLEAGGTATGAVILLKQFLSHAISLERYFFLSGALLRIGGALNSIFGTLTRMQEGLLFADSYFSLVDAQPRIVDPPNAIALPAGATPSIVFKDVSFTYPDQTEPIFENLNIEIKSGEHVALVGENGAGKSTLIKLLLRFYQPTSGQILVDGQDLQEVAIETWYAQLATLFQDFNHYPLSIAENIEIGRSTQKANRKQLEQAAAFGNVDEMVKGYAHGWDTVLDSSFKKGVEPSGGQWQRVALARAFYRNADMIILDEPTSAIDAKAEYDIFNNIFDHYQDKTALIVSHRFSTVRRANRIIVIDHGKIVEQGSHQALMKKKGLYHELFSKQAEGYR, encoded by the coding sequence ATGAAGAATAAAACAGACGACACAGACCTCACGTTCAAGCGACGTTTGAGCATCGGGCTGCGCATGCTGCGAATCTGCTGGAACATCCGCCGTGCGTCTATAGTAGGCTACTTCGTGGGTGCGTTGGTCGAGGTTGGTGGCACCATCGCCTCTATCTACGCCACCGCCAAGCTCGGCTCGCTGCTGGCCTTGTTCGTAGCGACCGGCCAGACGCAAAATATTTGGCTGTGGCTGTGGGTGGATATCACGGCCGTGGTGGTCATTGGCATTGGGTTTTGGATCATGGGCTACTGCAAGCGCATGCTGTATTTCTCGCTGGTACAGTGGTCTATCAATAGTTTTTTGAAATCTGTCAGCAAATTTGATCTGGGCAGCTTTTACGAAACCAGTACGCGCAATCAGCTCAACAAAATTAGCGGCGCCTACATTTGGCAACTACCCAACCTGTCCGACGCCTGCCTGGAGCTGATCTATGGCCTCATCCGCTTTCTGGCTATCACAGCGGTGGTATCCCAAATCACCTGGTGGCTAGTACCACTCATTGCCCTATTCTTGATACCCAGCCTTATTGGCGAGAGCCGGATGGCCAAGATGCAGTGGTTTGTCTGGGACAGCAAGGGCGATTTTCGGCATATCTTTTGGGGTCTGGAATACATCATTCGTCAGGCAAAGGGCCAGATGGAGCTGCGGACTTCTCAAGCTTCCAGTTTTGTCCTGAACAAGATAGATACCATGAACCAAGGGTTTTATAGAGAACAAGAGGGCAAGTACCGCAAAGCTAGCCGTTCCCTCATGCTGACCAAAGTCCTAGAGGCGGGAGGCACAGCTACCGGTGCCGTGATACTGCTAAAACAATTCCTGAGTCACGCTATTTCTTTAGAGCGCTATTTCTTTTTGTCTGGTGCCCTGCTGCGCATTGGTGGCGCCCTGAACAGCATTTTTGGCACCCTCACCCGTATGCAAGAGGGCTTGTTGTTTGCCGACAGCTACTTTAGCCTGGTAGATGCTCAGCCTCGTATTGTCGATCCACCAAACGCCATCGCCCTGCCCGCTGGCGCTACACCCTCAATCGTTTTCAAAGACGTGTCATTTACTTATCCAGACCAGACCGAACCAATCTTTGAGAACCTGAATATAGAAATAAAATCGGGCGAGCATGTTGCCCTGGTTGGCGAAAATGGTGCCGGCAAGAGCACGCTCATAAAGCTGCTGCTCCGTTTTTACCAGCCCACCAGCGGACAGATTTTGGTGGACGGACAGGACCTGCAAGAGGTAGCCATAGAGACCTGGTACGCCCAGCTGGCCACATTATTCCAAGACTTCAACCACTACCCGCTGAGCATTGCCGAAAACATCGAGATTGGCCGCTCTACCCAGAAAGCCAACCGCAAACAGCTTGAGCAAGCGGCGGCTTTTGGCAACGTAGACGAGATGGTCAAGGGCTACGCCCACGGCTGGGACACGGTGCTGGACAGCAGCTTCAAAAAAGGTGTCGAGCCCAGCGGTGGACAATGGCAGCGCGTCGCCCTGGCCCGAGCCTTTTACCGCAATGCCGACATGATCATTCTAGACGAGCCAACCAGCGCCATAGACGCTAAGGCCGAATACGACATCTTCAACAACATCTTTGACCACTATCAGGACAAAACGGCCCTGATAGTCAGCCACCGGTTTAGCACCGTACGCCGAGCCAACCGCATCATCGTGATAGACCACGGCAAGATTGTCGAGCAAGGATCACACCAGGCCCTCATGAAAAAGAAAGGCTTGTACCACGAACTATTCAGTAAACAAGCCGAAGGCTACCGCTAG
- a CDS encoding ABC transporter ATP-binding protein, with the protein MSVGAQTLKLYLRENLRYKNLLFSTVGLWTGGMFMQKLLMPLVVARAFDRIIRSEQGQLDMSSFATDIALFVGLGVAAQICLDFGLLQLSRMETKVQPHLYRRAYNYLIYQSQRFHANSFSGSLVTQTNRFANAYVALTDALVVNVSQMFILVVLSAVVIAFYSLPLAAVMVVWSAAFVALNYWLTKKRIRFSKAVAKAETKLTGYLADSIGNASAIKSFATEEPESKMFNELAVDRAQKKYIYWMRAVKNDATFGSMMILLQATVLVLSLFLVQHGHVTVGTLVLVQVYMTQIMSVLWGLSSLTRNIEQNLTDASEMTEILNQPIEVTDKKNAQKLAAKRGKIVFEDVTFTHADNSDALFEHMSLVIQPGQKVGLVGASGGGKTTLTKLLLRFSDIDDGQIVIDGQNIADVTQTSLRQAIAYVPQEPLLFHRSLSENIAYGKPDATTKQIEKAAKLAHADEFITQLPKQYDTPVGERGVKLSGGQRQRVAIARAMLKDAPILVLDEATSALDSESEVLIQAALWELMKGRTAIVIAHRLSTIQRMDRIVVLEEGAIIEEGTHKELLKQKGTYAKLWAHQSGGFLED; encoded by the coding sequence ATGTCTGTTGGAGCCCAAACCCTAAAACTATACCTGCGCGAAAACCTGCGCTATAAAAACCTGCTCTTCTCTACAGTAGGCCTGTGGACTGGTGGTATGTTCATGCAAAAACTTCTGATGCCCTTGGTTGTAGCCCGAGCCTTTGACAGAATCATCCGGAGCGAGCAAGGACAGTTAGATATGAGTAGCTTTGCGACTGATATTGCCCTATTTGTTGGACTGGGCGTTGCAGCTCAGATATGCCTGGATTTTGGTCTGCTTCAGCTATCGCGGATGGAAACCAAAGTGCAGCCACATCTGTACCGGCGAGCCTATAATTACTTGATTTACCAAAGTCAGCGGTTCCATGCCAACAGTTTTAGTGGATCATTAGTTACGCAGACCAACAGATTTGCTAACGCCTATGTGGCGCTGACTGACGCCTTGGTTGTCAATGTGTCGCAGATGTTTATATTGGTCGTGCTGTCGGCCGTGGTCATTGCCTTTTACTCGCTCCCGCTAGCAGCAGTTATGGTAGTCTGGTCTGCTGCTTTTGTGGCGCTTAATTACTGGCTGACTAAGAAGCGTATCAGATTCTCAAAAGCCGTCGCCAAGGCCGAGACAAAATTGACCGGCTACTTAGCAGACAGTATTGGCAATGCCAGTGCTATTAAGTCATTTGCCACAGAAGAGCCAGAGTCAAAGATGTTTAATGAGCTGGCCGTCGACCGGGCGCAAAAAAAGTATATATATTGGATGCGAGCCGTCAAGAACGATGCCACCTTTGGCTCCATGATGATACTACTCCAAGCTACCGTACTGGTACTTTCCCTATTCCTGGTGCAACATGGCCATGTGACAGTAGGCACCCTGGTACTAGTGCAGGTCTATATGACACAGATCATGTCTGTCTTGTGGGGCCTGAGTAGTTTGACGCGCAACATCGAACAAAACCTGACAGATGCTTCGGAAATGACTGAGATACTGAACCAGCCTATAGAGGTGACTGACAAAAAGAATGCCCAGAAGCTGGCGGCCAAGCGGGGCAAAATCGTCTTCGAGGATGTAACTTTTACCCATGCAGATAATTCAGATGCCCTGTTTGAGCACATGAGCCTAGTGATCCAACCAGGCCAAAAGGTGGGCCTGGTTGGTGCCAGTGGCGGAGGCAAAACCACCCTGACCAAGTTGCTGCTGCGATTCTCTGACATAGACGATGGCCAGATCGTGATCGATGGCCAGAATATTGCCGATGTCACCCAGACCAGCTTGCGCCAAGCCATTGCTTACGTACCCCAAGAACCCCTCCTGTTTCACCGTTCACTCAGTGAAAACATCGCCTACGGCAAACCCGATGCCACCACCAAGCAGATAGAAAAAGCCGCCAAACTAGCCCATGCAGACGAGTTTATAACCCAGCTTCCCAAACAATACGATACGCCGGTGGGTGAGCGCGGCGTAAAGCTATCCGGCGGACAGCGTCAGCGGGTAGCTATTGCCCGGGCTATGCTAAAAGACGCACCCATCTTGGTCCTGGACGAAGCCACCAGTGCCCTTGATTCTGAGAGCGAAGTGCTTATTCAGGCAGCCCTCTGGGAGCTCATGAAGGGCCGCACCGCTATCGTGATTGCCCACCGGCTCAGCACCATTCAGCGAATGGACCGCATTGTGGTCCTGGAAGAGGGGGCTATCATAGAGGAAGGCACGCATAAAGAACTACTAAAACAGAAAGGCACCTATGCCAAACTTTGGGCTCACCAGTCCGGCGGGTTTTTAGAGGATTAA
- a CDS encoding ABC transporter ATP-binding protein codes for MNPMTTNTAILKYFWRHGRRYPFLFWGMYLTVPLALLFNEFLPALMIANILNRLASGNFVRGDLWGSFGPDILTVVAVASLGGVVIWRINMYCNWMLEGKVVRDIHQEVFDHLMKLSATFHADTFGGSLVSQANKLASAYTRITDTTVYNTGGLLWSVIFMSVILWNKARLFVFFLNAFSVFFVVAAIYITKSVRLRARQEADASNRQTGNLADSITNVMAIKSFAAQKAEGQRYMEGTEKWRHTHIRYMVASMRAQISFSLINALLNAAAITIAVASVVVYNAPVATVFLVFAYSSTLRDRLWEFCNTALRNYNRGFGDAQSMMEVLQTEPSVKDSAESQPARIGKGAITFQHMGFAHDGSNTDDPLFVDLNLAIKSREKIGLVGHSGSGKTSLTKLLLRFNDIDKGQILLDGQNIADITQADLRKHIAYVPQEPLLFHRGIRENIAYGNPQATEQEIVEAARKAHAHEFIKKLPKGYETLVGERGVKLSGGQRQRIAIARAILKDAPILVLDEATSALDSESERLIQAALRELMKGRTTVVIAHRLSTIQKMDRIIVLEDGRIIEEGSHTQLLRKKGTYATLWAHQSGGFIEE; via the coding sequence ATGAACCCAATGACCACCAACACTGCAATTCTCAAATACTTTTGGCGTCATGGCCGACGCTACCCGTTCTTGTTTTGGGGCATGTACCTCACGGTGCCACTGGCGTTGCTTTTCAATGAATTTTTGCCAGCGCTCATGATTGCCAACATCCTGAACAGACTGGCGAGTGGTAATTTCGTGCGGGGCGACTTATGGGGCAGTTTTGGGCCAGACATACTTACGGTAGTAGCAGTTGCCTCCCTGGGCGGCGTGGTTATTTGGCGCATTAACATGTATTGCAACTGGATGCTCGAGGGCAAGGTTGTCAGAGACATCCACCAAGAGGTCTTTGACCACCTCATGAAACTGAGCGCTACCTTTCATGCCGACACTTTTGGCGGCTCGCTAGTTTCGCAAGCAAATAAGCTGGCCAGTGCCTACACTCGCATCACTGACACCACCGTATACAACACGGGTGGTCTGTTGTGGTCTGTCATATTTATGAGCGTCATTCTGTGGAACAAGGCCAGGCTGTTTGTATTCTTCCTGAACGCTTTTAGCGTCTTTTTTGTGGTTGCAGCCATCTATATCACCAAGTCAGTACGGCTACGCGCCCGGCAAGAAGCCGATGCCAGCAATCGCCAGACGGGCAACTTGGCCGACAGCATAACCAATGTCATGGCCATCAAAAGCTTTGCCGCCCAAAAAGCAGAGGGTCAGCGTTATATGGAAGGCACCGAAAAATGGCGGCATACTCATATAAGATACATGGTCGCATCTATGCGGGCCCAGATAAGCTTCTCGCTTATCAATGCGCTGCTCAACGCTGCCGCCATCACCATTGCCGTCGCCAGTGTCGTGGTTTACAACGCGCCGGTAGCAACCGTGTTCCTGGTATTTGCCTATAGCAGCACCCTACGCGACAGACTGTGGGAATTCTGCAACACCGCCCTACGCAACTATAACCGTGGGTTTGGTGATGCTCAGTCCATGATGGAAGTCCTGCAGACAGAGCCAAGCGTCAAAGATTCCGCTGAGTCCCAGCCGGCTCGCATTGGCAAAGGTGCGATTACATTCCAACACATGGGCTTTGCTCACGATGGCTCAAACACGGACGATCCGCTGTTCGTAGACCTGAACCTAGCCATCAAATCACGCGAAAAAATTGGCCTAGTTGGACATTCGGGCTCGGGCAAGACCAGCCTGACCAAATTGCTGCTGCGCTTTAATGACATCGACAAAGGCCAGATATTGTTAGATGGCCAGAATATTGCCGACATTACCCAGGCAGATCTGCGCAAACACATTGCCTACGTACCGCAAGAACCACTGCTATTCCACCGCGGTATTCGTGAAAACATTGCCTATGGCAACCCCCAAGCAACCGAACAAGAGATAGTGGAGGCAGCCCGCAAAGCCCATGCGCACGAGTTCATCAAAAAACTGCCAAAAGGTTACGAAACATTGGTTGGCGAACGTGGCGTCAAGCTGTCTGGCGGACAGCGACAACGTATAGCCATTGCCCGAGCCATCTTAAAAGACGCACCCATACTGGTGCTTGACGAAGCCACCAGTGCCCTAGATAGTGAGTCAGAGCGTTTGATCCAAGCCGCCTTGCGCGAGCTCATGAAGGGCCGGACCACCGTTGTCATCGCCCACCGCCTGAGCACTATCCAAAAAATGGACCGCATTATAGTGCTAGAAGACGGCCGGATCATAGAGGAAGGCAGCCATACCCAGCTGCTGCGCAAAAAAGGCACCTATGCTACATTGTGGGCGCATCAATCCGGTGGATTTATAGAGGAATAA
- a CDS encoding ABC transporter ATP-binding protein, translating into MAVSTTKKTLRLFWQFTRPYPFLFWYGTIGVVFAVLLADVLPPLIIATAFNRMQELSAAGQPLTFATLQPYILLYIVSSMAGLFFWRTQTICTWKYSILSERRTAEYLFDHLQHMGSKFHADRFGGSLVSNVNKFTAAHDKFWADFTWNIVNGLTALIASLTILFLTNPLYAGIFSVITLVYFVIMFFLMRKQAPINRAAATSESERTAKLADNITNVGTVRAFAGEKQELNIFRKQTAHTVDAQFRLMRTQLRNENVSHSTITILNIMAFGVGIFAITRLNAQIGSLYLIVTYTYGLTERLWQAMFVMKNMNRSFGDAADMTEILSLGPEVPDPEQPEPARFKHGGIEFSDVAFGYSGNRTNKKLFKNLSFAIQPGEKIGLVGHSGGGKTTITKLLLRFMDIHDGQILIDGQNITAVTQADLRQAITYVPQEPLLFHRSLAENIAYGKPNATQAEIEAAAKVAHAHEFIMELSDGYDTLVGERGVKLSGGQRQRIAIARAMLKNAPILVLDEATSALDSESEKLIQDALWKLMESRTAIVIAHRLSTIQKMDRILVMEKGAVVEEGSHKELLQHNGIYASLWKHQSGGFLED; encoded by the coding sequence ATGGCTGTGTCTACAACTAAGAAAACGCTGCGCCTCTTTTGGCAATTTACCCGCCCTTATCCATTCCTGTTTTGGTATGGCACTATTGGGGTAGTCTTCGCTGTGCTACTAGCGGATGTCTTGCCGCCCCTTATTATTGCGACCGCCTTTAACCGCATGCAGGAACTTTCGGCAGCTGGTCAGCCCCTGACGTTCGCAACCCTGCAACCCTATATTCTGCTGTACATCGTCTCAAGCATGGCGGGCCTGTTTTTCTGGCGGACCCAGACTATTTGCACCTGGAAGTACAGCATCTTGAGTGAACGACGAACTGCAGAATACCTGTTTGACCACCTGCAGCACATGGGTAGCAAGTTTCATGCCGACCGTTTTGGTGGCTCGTTAGTTTCCAATGTCAACAAGTTCACGGCCGCCCATGACAAGTTCTGGGCTGACTTTACCTGGAATATCGTCAACGGCCTGACGGCGCTGATAGCCTCTTTGACTATCCTATTTTTGACTAACCCACTATACGCCGGTATCTTTAGCGTCATAACGCTGGTGTACTTTGTGATTATGTTCTTTCTTATGCGCAAGCAAGCTCCCATAAACCGCGCAGCCGCCACCAGCGAGAGCGAACGCACAGCCAAGCTGGCAGATAACATCACTAACGTAGGAACAGTGCGAGCCTTTGCCGGTGAAAAGCAAGAGCTGAATATTTTCCGCAAGCAAACAGCACACACCGTAGATGCTCAGTTCAGGCTCATGCGCACCCAACTCAGGAACGAAAATGTTAGTCACAGTACTATTACCATCCTGAACATCATGGCCTTTGGGGTTGGAATCTTTGCCATCACACGGCTTAATGCCCAGATTGGCTCGCTGTATTTGATTGTTACATATACCTACGGCCTGACAGAGAGACTGTGGCAAGCCATGTTTGTTATGAAGAACATGAACCGTTCCTTCGGAGATGCTGCTGACATGACCGAAATACTCAGTCTAGGTCCGGAAGTCCCAGACCCCGAGCAACCAGAGCCTGCCCGATTCAAACACGGGGGTATCGAGTTTTCTGACGTAGCTTTTGGCTACTCCGGGAACAGAACCAACAAAAAGCTATTCAAGAACCTCAGCTTTGCTATCCAGCCCGGCGAAAAGATCGGCCTGGTGGGGCACAGTGGTGGTGGCAAGACCACCATTACCAAACTGCTGCTCCGGTTCATGGACATTCATGACGGCCAGATTCTCATTGACGGCCAAAACATCACCGCCGTAACCCAAGCTGACCTGCGCCAGGCCATTACCTATGTGCCTCAAGAGCCGTTGCTGTTTCACCGATCGCTCGCAGAGAATATTGCTTACGGCAAACCGAATGCTACTCAGGCCGAGATCGAGGCTGCCGCTAAAGTAGCCCACGCCCACGAATTCATCATGGAGCTGTCTGACGGCTATGACACGCTGGTGGGCGAACGCGGCGTCAAGCTGTCTGGTGGACAACGCCAGCGAATCGCCATTGCCCGAGCCATGCTCAAAAATGCACCTATCTTGGTGCTGGACGAAGCCACCTCTGCTCTGGATTCTGAGAGCGAAAAGCTCATCCAAGACGCCCTGTGGAAACTCATGGAAAGCCGCACAGCCATTGTGATCGCTCACCGCCTCAGCACTATCCAAAAGATGGATCGTATCTTGGTGATGGAAAAAGGCGCCGTGGTCGAGGAAGGTTCGCATAAAGAGTTGCTGCAACACAATGGCATTTACGCCTCACTATGGAAACACCAGTCCGGTGGATTTCTGGAAGACTAA
- a CDS encoding rhodanese-related sulfurtransferase produces the protein MQKIVLYYKFVPVADPAMTMRWQRELCTRLGLKGRVLISVHGINGTLGGGIEALRQYKREMNKSVIFKGITYKWSDGTNQDFPKLQVKVKDEIVNFQAADEIVVTEKGIANGGKHLKPKQVHELLKERGDDVVFFDGRNKFEAEIGKFKNAVVPDVETSRDFAKELENPKYNDIKDKPVVTYCTGGIRCEILSAMMKNRGFKEVYQLDGGIVKYGEAYKDEGEWEGKLHIFDGRMVTQFSDQAKDIGVCIHCQGNTSNYINCANKQCNKLVLVCQDCTADDLCATCLDASMVVPAPE, from the coding sequence ATGCAAAAAATTGTCTTGTATTACAAATTTGTACCAGTGGCTGATCCGGCCATGACCATGCGCTGGCAGCGCGAGCTATGCACTCGCCTGGGCCTGAAAGGCCGAGTGCTTATTTCTGTGCACGGCATCAATGGCACGCTGGGTGGTGGTATTGAGGCACTGCGTCAGTATAAGCGCGAGATGAACAAATCAGTGATCTTCAAGGGTATTACTTACAAGTGGAGCGACGGCACCAACCAAGATTTTCCAAAACTGCAGGTCAAGGTAAAAGACGAGATTGTAAACTTCCAGGCCGCTGACGAGATTGTGGTAACCGAAAAAGGCATAGCAAACGGTGGTAAGCACCTCAAACCTAAGCAGGTGCACGAGCTGCTGAAAGAGCGCGGAGATGATGTGGTGTTCTTTGACGGCCGCAACAAGTTCGAAGCAGAGATCGGCAAGTTCAAGAACGCAGTGGTGCCGGACGTAGAGACCTCGCGCGATTTTGCCAAAGAGTTGGAAAACCCTAAATATAACGACATCAAAGACAAGCCGGTGGTCACTTATTGTACCGGTGGCATCAGGTGCGAGATCTTGAGCGCCATGATGAAAAATCGCGGCTTCAAAGAGGTCTATCAACTAGACGGCGGTATCGTAAAATACGGCGAGGCCTACAAAGACGAAGGCGAATGGGAAGGCAAGCTGCATATTTTTGATGGCCGCATGGTGACGCAGTTTAGTGATCAGGCAAAGGACATTGGTGTCTGTATTCACTGCCAGGGCAACACCAGCAACTACATTAACTGTGCCAACAAGCAGTGCAACAAGCTAGTGCTCGTCTGTCAGGATTGCACCGCTGATGACCTTTGCGCTACTTGCCTGGACGCTTCGATGGTGGTGCCAGCACCCGAATAG
- a CDS encoding YegS/Rv2252/BmrU family lipid kinase, which translates to MRTIVFINSHSRLAAQNIKLVKKFFAKPGSPFDVQDFIVVEDLSRFKDALKKLQAAKDIDCVIVGSGDGTIVAVLNALKKQKNMLYGFIPLGTTNGFVRSLGIPVMIKRSLSVLSKQHERHASLGRINDTLFANFADLGYPVQVVDNVTDKVKRYLGSFAYAVSGVRELARHEPFWCEVEANGKKASFQTHHLLIGNGRHRGLAVVDHGTSAYDDSLTIAYSTSLNRVEYLKDAFGFITRRPEKRAGVHFIYAKKATIRTKPDQPLQADGEIITTTPAHIRVLKDAIRVLAPPSKRPGK; encoded by the coding sequence ATGCGTACGATTGTTTTCATAAACAGCCATTCACGTTTGGCGGCCCAAAATATCAAGCTCGTCAAAAAATTCTTTGCCAAGCCAGGCAGTCCGTTCGACGTTCAGGATTTTATTGTCGTAGAAGATTTATCACGGTTTAAGGATGCACTCAAAAAACTGCAAGCCGCCAAAGACATTGACTGCGTTATTGTCGGCAGTGGCGACGGCACCATAGTGGCCGTACTAAATGCCCTGAAAAAACAAAAAAATATGCTGTATGGCTTCATTCCCCTTGGGACTACTAACGGATTTGTACGGAGCCTTGGCATTCCCGTCATGATCAAACGTTCCTTGTCCGTATTGTCCAAGCAACACGAAAGACATGCCTCGCTTGGACGAATCAACGACACCTTGTTCGCCAACTTTGCGGACCTAGGCTATCCAGTACAAGTCGTCGACAATGTGACAGACAAGGTCAAGCGGTATCTTGGCTCGTTTGCCTATGCTGTCAGCGGGGTACGCGAATTGGCCCGGCACGAACCCTTCTGGTGCGAGGTAGAAGCCAATGGCAAGAAGGCTTCATTTCAGACCCACCACTTGCTCATTGGCAATGGGCGTCACCGCGGCTTAGCGGTTGTAGACCATGGCACTTCAGCCTACGATGACAGCCTAACCATAGCCTACAGCACCAGCCTGAACAGGGTTGAATATCTGAAAGATGCCTTTGGATTTATCACGCGCCGCCCCGAAAAACGCGCTGGCGTGCACTTTATCTATGCCAAAAAAGCCACCATCCGGACCAAGCCCGACCAACCCCTTCAGGCAGACGGCGAGATCATCACCACAACCCCGGCGCATATCCGCGTCCTGAAGGATGCTATTCGGGTGCTGGCACCACCATCGAAGCGTCCAGGCAAGTAG
- a CDS encoding HAD-IA family hydrolase gives MKKLKREATTPKFVPDFIAQSVTDVDFAALKDMGVEYIAFDADSTLVNYRGKELPRESRDFLRQNRNLFKDWCIASNRVTNDLQPLADSIDAHVIRATLFTRKPNQRFFTRVVRLFNAEPHKIAMIGDKLIADMFGAKRAGFVTVWVEYIGRDSAHDRLLRVRKFEKHLMKRYMENE, from the coding sequence ATGAAGAAGTTGAAACGAGAGGCTACTACCCCCAAATTTGTACCCGACTTTATAGCACAGTCAGTTACTGATGTGGATTTTGCGGCGCTTAAAGACATGGGCGTCGAGTATATTGCCTTTGACGCTGACAGTACGCTAGTAAACTATCGTGGCAAGGAACTTCCCAGGGAGTCTCGCGATTTTCTGCGACAGAATCGTAACCTATTTAAAGACTGGTGCATTGCCAGTAACCGGGTGACAAATGATCTTCAGCCATTGGCCGACAGCATCGACGCCCATGTGATACGAGCTACTTTGTTTACGCGTAAACCCAACCAACGGTTCTTTACCAGAGTGGTCAGGCTGTTCAATGCCGAACCCCACAAGATTGCCATGATAGGAGACAAACTGATTGCCGATATGTTTGGTGCCAAGCGTGCTGGGTTTGTAACCGTATGGGTCGAATATATCGGCCGGGACAGCGCGCATGACCGGCTGCTGAGGGTTCGAAAATTTGAAAAACATCTGATGAAACGTTATATGGAAAATGAATAA